The following proteins are co-located in the Palaemon carinicauda isolate YSFRI2023 chromosome 3, ASM3689809v2, whole genome shotgun sequence genome:
- the LOC137637898 gene encoding ctenidin-1-like → MKFATLTLVLALVALSSAAPKGFKKGGFGKGGFGGGGFGGGFGGGFPIIPVATPIIHPVPVISRPIHVVHKPIHVSHGGLYGGGFGHGGGFGHGGGFGHGVGFGHGGGFGHGGGGYGYGYGK, encoded by the exons ATGAAGTTT GCCACTCTCACCCTCGTCTTGGCCCTTGTGGCCCTCTCCTCAGCGGCTCCAAAAGGCTTCAAAAAGGGAGGATTCGGTAAAGGAGGATTTGGCGGAGGCGGATTCGGAGGAGGATTCGGGGGTGGTTTCCCAATCATCCCAGTGGCTACTCCAATCATCCACCCAGTACCAGTCATCAGTAGGCCAATCCATGTCGTCCACAAGCCTATTCATGTCAGCCACGGCGGTCTCTACGGTGGTGGCTTCGGACACGGTGGTGGCTTCGGACACGGCGGTGGCTTCGGACACGGCGTTGGGTTCGGACATGGAGGTGGATTCGGACATGGAGGTggcggctatggctacggctatggcaaGTAA